In the Labrys wisconsinensis genome, GAACAGCATGCCGGTGTCGCGGCCCGGCCGCGGCGGCCGGCCGAGCGCCGGGAAGACGATGCGGCCCGCGACCCCAGCCTCACGCGGCAGCAGGCCGGCGACGGCGAGCGCCAGGGTCGACTTGCCCGAGCCGCTCTCGCCGATGATGGCGAGGCGCTCGCCGGCGTCGAGCACGAGATCGACACCCGACAGCACGGGTTCGCCCGCGCCATAGGCGACGGCGAGCCCGTGCACGACGAGGATCGGCTCAGCCATGGCCGGGGCCTCCGCGCGTCAGGCCCTGGCCGACGAGATGCACGGTGAGCACGGTGGCCACCAGCGCCAGGCCCGGCACGACCGACAGGAACGGCGCCGTCCTGAGCACGGCCCGCCCTTCGGCGATCATGCTGCCCCAGCTCACCCGATTGGGATCGCCGAAGCCGAGGAAGGACAGCGCCGCCTCGATCAGGATCGCCGCTGCCACCGTGATGGCCGCAAGCGAGCCCACCGGCCCGAAGGCGTTGGGCAGGATCTCGCGAAAGGCGATGGCGAAAGGCCCCATGCCCATGGTGCGCGCCGCGGCGACGAAGTCGCGCTCGCGCAGCGACAGCACCTCCGCCCGCACCACCCGGGCGGCCGGGGTCCAGCCGCCGAGGGCGATGGCGAGGATCAGCGTCGGCACGCTCGGCCCGGTGACGCTGACGGCGGCGAGAGCGAGCAGGAAGCCGGGGACGGTCTGGAACGCCTCGGTGATGCGCATCAGCACCGCATCGGCGAGGCCGCCCCGGAAGCCGGCCAGCACGCCGACGACGCTGCCCGCCCCGAGCGCGGCGGCCGCCGAGGCGACGGCGACCAGGAGCGTGGTGCGCGCGCCGTGCATCAGCCCGGCGAGGACGTCGCGCCCCAGCCGGTCGGTGCCGAGCGGATGCGCGGCGTCGGCGAACGGCCGCAGCAGCGGCTCGGCGACGATCGCCAGGGGATCGCCGGGCCGGATCGCCGGCGCGAGCAGGGCCATCAGCACGAGGCCGAGCAGCAGGCCGGCCCCGATCCGGGCCGTCGGGTCGAGACGGCGCCAGGCCGTCACCGCTGCGCGCTCCCCACCCGCGGGTCGAGCCGGGCATAGGCGAGGTCGACCAGCAGGTTGGCGGCGATCACCGCCACGGCGCCGCACAGGATGACGCCGAGCAGCAGCGGCATGTCGCGCTTGGCCACCGCCTCGGCCGCCAGGCGCCCGAAGCCCGGCACCGCGAAGACGCTCTCGACCACGACGCTGCCGCCGAGCATCGAGGCCGCCTGCAGGCCGAGCATGGTGACGACCGGCAGCAGGGCGTTGCGGGCGACGTGCCGCCAGACCACGCGCCGGCGCGGGATGCCGCGGGCCCGCAGCGCCAGGACGAAGGGCTCGTGCCAGAGCGCCGCCATGCGGTCGCGCATCAGCCGGAGATAGAGCGCGAGATAGACCAGCGAGAGGGTCGCCACCGGCAGGGCGAGGTGCAGGCCGATGTCGGCGAGGCGCGCCAGGCCGGTCTTGCCGGAGGCGATGGTCTCGATGCCGCCGACGGGGAGCCAGCGCAGGTCGACGGCGAAGACGACGATCAGCACCAGGCCGAGCCAGAAGCCCGGCACGGCATAGAGCGCCAGGGACGCGAGCGACAAGGCGCGGTCGCGCAGCGAGCCCGGCCGGGCGCCGGCGAGGACGCCGAGCAGCGAGCCGAGGCCGAAGGCGATCGTCGTGGCGAGCCCCATCAGGGTGAGCGTCACCGGCAGGCGCTCCAGCACGACGTCGCGCACCGGCCGCTCGAAGGCGCTGGACCAGCCGAGATCGCCCTCGGCCAGCGCCCCGGCATAGGCGGCCAAGCGCTGCACC is a window encoding:
- a CDS encoding ABC transporter permease yields the protein MALLAPAIRPGDPLAIVAEPLLRPFADAAHPLGTDRLGRDVLAGLMHGARTTLLVAVASAAAALGAGSVVGVLAGFRGGLADAVLMRITEAFQTVPGFLLALAAVSVTGPSVPTLILAIALGGWTPAARVVRAEVLSLRERDFVAAARTMGMGPFAIAFREILPNAFGPVGSLAAITVAAAILIEAALSFLGFGDPNRVSWGSMIAEGRAVLRTAPFLSVVPGLALVATVLTVHLVGQGLTRGGPGHG
- a CDS encoding ABC transporter permease; this translates as MAIPRVLAVVLGRIAGAVPVLAIVLLGSFLLLEAAPGDAVDAYLAGAGGADAQRIAELRAAWGLDRGPVQRLAAYAGALAEGDLGWSSAFERPVRDVVLERLPVTLTLMGLATTIAFGLGSLLGVLAGARPGSLRDRALSLASLALYAVPGFWLGLVLIVVFAVDLRWLPVGGIETIASGKTGLARLADIGLHLALPVATLSLVYLALYLRLMRDRMAALWHEPFVLALRARGIPRRRVVWRHVARNALLPVVTMLGLQAASMLGGSVVVESVFAVPGFGRLAAEAVAKRDMPLLLGVILCGAVAVIAANLLVDLAYARLDPRVGSAQR